In Papaver somniferum cultivar HN1 chromosome 1, ASM357369v1, whole genome shotgun sequence, a genomic segment contains:
- the LOC113301223 gene encoding transmembrane 9 superfamily member 12-like: MEKTSLARFCCLFVILFATVCDGFYLPGTYMHTYSNGEPILAKVNSLTSIETELPFSYYSLPYCKPPGGIKKSAENLGELLMGDQIDNSPYRFKMNQNELLYLCTTSPLNENEVKLLKQRTRDLYQVNMILDNLPAMRYATQNGIKIQWTGYPVGYAPPQSNEDYIINHLKFKVLVHEYEGSGVVLLGTGDETMAVVQEPEKKLNGYEIVGFEVIPCSIKRDPEAMKKLKMYDSVDPVNCPVDLEKSQIIREQEQVSFTYEVEFVKSDIRWPSRWDAYLKMEGARVHWFSIMNSLMVIFFLAGIVFVIFLRTVRRDLTRYEELDKEAQAQMNEELSGWKLVVSDVFREPTCSKLLCVMVGDGTQILGMAVVTIIFAALGFMSPASRGMLLTGMIILYLFLGIVAGYVGVRLWITVKGTTEGWRSVSWSCSVFFPGIVFVILTALNFVLWGSKSTGAIPISLYFILLSLWFCISVPLTLLGGYLGTKAEPITYPVRTNQIPREIPARKYPSWLLVLGAGTLPFGTLFIELFFILSSIWLGRFYYVFGFLLVVFILLVVVCAEVSVVLTYMHLCVEDWQWWWKAFFASGSVSLYVFMYSINYLIFDLRSLSGPVSAMLYLGYSLIMAITIMLSTGTIGFLVSFYFVHYLFSSVKID, translated from the coding sequence ATGGAGAAAACTTCGTTGGCTCGTTTCTGTTGTCTCTTTGTTATTCTGTTTGCTACCGTTTGTGATGGATTTTATCTGCCTGGAACTTACATGCACACATACTCAAATGGTGAACCAATACTTGCGAAAGTTAATTCCTTGACTTCTATCGAAACAGAGCTTCCTTTTAGTTATTACAGTCTTCCTTACTGCAAACCTCCGGGAGGGATTAAGAAGAGTGCAGAAAATTTGGGGGAACTTCTTATGGGTGATCAGATTGATAACTCTCCTTATAGATTTAAAATGAATCAgaatgaattgctctatctgtgtACAACGAGTCCGTTGAACGAGAATGAGGTGAAGCTTTTGAAGCAAAGAACCCGTGATCTGTATCAGGTGAATATGATCCTGGATAATTTACCAGCTATGAGGTATGCTACACAAAATGGGATCAAGATCCAGTGGACAGGGTACCCAGTCGGGTATGCACCTCCTCAAAGTAACGAAGATTACATCATAAATCATTTGAAATTTAAGGTATTGGTTCATGAGTATGAAGGAAGTGGTGTGGTGTTACTTGGTACTGGAGATGAAACCATGGCTGTGGTTCAAGAGCCTGAAAAGAAGTTAAATGGTTATGAAATTGTTGGGTTTGAGGTCATTCCTTGCAGTATCAAACGTGATCCTGAGGCAATGAAAAAGCTCAAGATGTATGACAGTGTCGATCCAGTAAACTGTCCTGTCGATCTTGAGAAGTCTCAAATAATCAGGGAGCAAGAGCAAGTTTCATTTACTTATGAGGTTGAATTCGTGAAAAGTGATATTAGATGGCCTTCGAGATGGGACGCTTACTTGAAGATGGAAGGAGCGCGTGTACACTGGTTCTCAATCATGAATTCTCTGATGGTTATATTCTTTTTAGCTGGTATCGTCTTTGTTATATTCTTAAGGACAGTGAGAAGGGATTTGACAAGGTAcgaggaactggacaaagaagctCAAGCACAGATGAACGAGGAGCTTTCTGGGTGGAAACTTGTAGTGTCAGATGTCTTTAGAGAACCGACCTGCTCAAAGCTACTCTGTGTAATGGTGGGAGATGGAACCCAGATTTTGGGGATGGCTGTTGTAACCATTATATTTGCAGCTCTTGGTTTCATGTCCCCAGCTTCTCGAGGAATGCTCTTGACTGGAATGATAATTCTGTATCTTTTCCTTGGTATTGTTGCGGGTTATGTTGGTGTTCGATTATGGATAACTGTAAAGGGAACTACAGAAGGATGGAGATCAGTTTCCTGGtcttgttcggttttcttcccgGGAATAGTGTTCGTAATTCTTACCGCATTGAACTTCGTACTCTGGGGCAGCAAGAGCACTGGTGCCATCCCAATCTCCTTATATTTTATACTATTGTCCCTTTGGTTCTGCATTTCTGTTCCTTTAACCCTTTTGGGAGGTTACCTTGGGACAAAAGCAGAACCCATTACTTACCCTGTGCGAACAAACCAGATCCCAAGAGAAATCCCTGCACGAAAATATCCATCTTGGCTTCTTGTACTTGGTGCTGGTACCCTTCCCTTTGGAACTCTCTTCATCGAACTCTTTTTCATTCTTTCAAGCATCTGGCTTGGTAGGTTCTACTATGTCTTTGGGTTTTTGCTCGTGGTCTTCATCTTGCTTGTCGTTGTTTGTGCCGAAGTCTCTGTTGTCCTTACGTACATGCACCTGTGTGTGGAGGACTGGCAGTGGTGGTGGAAAGCGTTCTTTGCCTCTGGTTCAGTCTCACTGTACGTGTTCATGTACTCTATCAACTACCTGATATTTGATCTAAGGAGTTTGAGTGGGCCTGTCTCAGCTATGCTCTACCTTGGTTATTCATTGATCATGGCAATCACAATCATGTTGTCTACTGGCACCATTGGTTTCCTGGTTTCCTTCTATTTCGTTCATTACCTTTTCTCATCTGTCAAAATTGACTAG
- the LOC113350914 gene encoding protein FAR1-RELATED SEQUENCE 9-like encodes MWNSILKEYGLENNDWLANLYEIREKWIPVYHRGTFFAGITTTGHSEGANAFFKEFLSPKTNLRELVIRYDQALTKVTETEIAEDYVSEHKNRLINENNLSLKHATTIYTCNIFEKFRERLVDSLRFRSEELEADGVFKIYSVKDKEGPAHFTVKLKPDTNEAYFTCKHFEFMGLPCKHVLRIFNRLEIEEITSHFILKRWLKGANLFRTIDGTTTWDKYGCADALRLTHLWRISTQV; translated from the coding sequence ATGTGGAATTCTATACTTAAAGAATATGGTCTAGAAAATAATGATTGGCTTGCAAACTTGTACGAAATTCGAGAGAAGTGGATACCAGTATACCACCGTGGTACATTTTTTGCTGGAATAACTACAACAGGTCATAGCGAAGGAGCAAATGCATTCTTTAAGGAGTTTCTATCACCCAAAACCAACTTAAGGGAGCTTGTAATTAGGTATGATCAGGCATTGACAAAGGTTACTGAGACTGAAATTGCAGAAGACTATGTATCAGAGCACAAGAATCGTCTTATAAACGAGAACAACCTAAGTTTGAAGCATGCAACAACCATCTACACATGTAATATCTTTGAAAAGTTTCGTGAACGACTAGTTGATTCACTTCGTTTTAGATCTGAAGAGCTAGAAGCTGATGGAGTTTTCAAAATATATTCAGTCAAAGATAAAGAAGGGCCTGCTCATTTTACCGTGAAGCTGAAGCCAGACACAAACGAAGCGTATTTCACGTGTAAACATTTTGAGTTTATGGGATTACCTTGCAAACATGTTCTGCGAATTTTCAATAGGCTTGAAATCGAAGAAATCACGTCACATTTCATCTTAAAACGTTGGCTGAAAGGCGCCAACTTGTTTAGAACAATTGATGGCACAACTACATGGGATAAATATGGGTGCGCTGACGCACTTAGGCTCACTCACTTATGGAGGATATCAACACAAGTGTGA